The sequence CGGTACTATGACCTCGGCTGACTTCTTACGGTTCAACCGTGCATCACTGCACGATTTGTCGCTGTGGGTTGTTGGTTAAACCCTCTTGTCGGCAACCCCCGTAAGACCTCCCCTGTTAAGAACGGTAACTTTCCTCTCATATATCTGCCACATTTACACCGTAGAGCTCGGGTGGTATCGGATTTTGTGTTGTTCAGCACACTTGTCCGCTCTAAATATGCCTTGTATGTGGTTTCTGTTCGTCAGACCGAGATTTTGCATTAGGCTTCCTTCAGACTCCACCTCACGATGGACGCCCTTGCCATTTGCTAACAGTTCCTGCCACCAAGCCTGTAGCGGACTTTCACCGCCTAGCTACCGCCCATGCAGGGCAAACTAAAAAAACCTGTAGTTATATAACTACAGGTTTTAACTAATACTAATTTTGTTCTCCTTCATTAGGTGGAGTAAATGTCCTTTGAGCAAGTTCCTGATCTAGCATTAAAATACCAGAACCATCATTTCCAACACGCTTAACTTTACTTAAAATGTTATCCATAGAAGACTCTTCTTCTACCTGTTCATCTACAAACCACTGTAAAAAGCTAATTGATGCATGGTGTCTTTCTTCTTGAGCAATATCCATTAAGTTATGTATTAGCTTTGTCACATGTTGTTCATGTTTTAATGATAGCTCAAAAACCTCTTGTAATGAAGAAAAGTCATTCTTTGGGTCTTCAAATCCTGTAATAACAGGAGTTTCTCCATGCTCATCAATAAAATTAAAAAACTTCATAGCATGAAATCGTTCTTCTTCAGCTTGCACCATAAAGAAATTAGCAAAACCATCTAAATCCTCTGATTTACAATAAGCAGCCATGGCTAGATAATAATGAGCGGAATAAAATTCATGCTTGATTTGTTCATTTAACTTATCTAAAAGCTTCTCAGGTATCATAAATTAGCCTCCTCATTTTTCATAATATAAATAGTTACTAATATTATACATTACAAATTGATTCTTGGCAACTTTTTCTATAACGATTATATTCTACCTCATTCTATAGAAAAGTCGTATTCTCTCCTATATATAATCTACTATAATGACTGTTCATATATTCGTGCGAACTACTTTTTCTAATACTTGGATCTACTTTTTTCTGACTTCTTTCACTAGTGCGACATGTGATGTAATAGCTATTTTGTATGAAAAATATGTAAAAATACTTTTGTTTTCATTACTTTTAAAGAACAGGTTCGTCCTACAAAATAGAAACTTTTAATGAGAGGTTGATTTAATGTTATCTAAAAAGTCTAGACCTAATTTAACCATGGGAGTTGTTATGGCTATTGGATTAATGTTAGCTTTCTCACCTGTAACTTCTTATGCTATCGAAGAAGAAGTATTAGATCTTAACGGAGAAACCAGTATAGTAACTGTCAAGGGTGAGGGGATTGTAGAAGTTGAACCTGATTTAGCTTATCTAACACTTGGTGTTGAAACTAGTTCTGAAAGTGTAAGAAATGCTCAAGAAGAGAATATTGATAAAATGGAATTGGTTGTAGATACCTTACACGATATAGGATTAGATGAACAAGATATTAAAGTTGGACAATATAGTATCGGTCAACAATATGTACATCCTGAAGATGATGAAGACCCTGAATACGAAGTCTCAAACCAAATTGATGTCACTGTAACAGATTTAGAACAAGTAGGACCTATTTTAGAAGCTGGTGTAGAAAAAGGCGTAAACAATGTTATATCCCTCGAATACGGAGTTGAGAGTGAAAAAGAGTATGAACTAAAAGCACTAGATAAAGCTATGGAAAAGGCAAAGAATAAAGCAAAAAGAATTGCAGCATTTTACAAAAAGTCACTGGGGGATGCTAGGCAAGTAAACGAAGGGAGCACATCCATAGGTTATACTGAAATTGATTTCTCTTCTGATAGATCAGTAGCACTAGAAGAAGCAGAAATGGATGCTTATGGTACTGCTGGTTTAGCTGCAGAACCAGGAGAAGTCACTTTTGATGCTAGTGTAGATGTGTTATATAAAATTGAATAATGTTTTAAGACCCATATTATTACTATGGGTCTTAAAACATAAAAGGCCTCCCTAGACTATTTTCTCTTAGGGAGGCATTATTTCTCATAAAAAGTTCTAATAACATATTATCTTTGTTTGGGTGGCTTTGGCCCAAAATATTGGTAATAATCTACTTTAATTCGACCATTAAACAGTTTACGTCTTTTAGTTGCTTCTTCACCAAACAGTTTTTCAAAATTATTGTGAGCAGTCAATATATAGAATGACCAACTAGGAAGTCTTTTTCTAAATACTTTACCCATTTCACGATATAATTCATCAACTTCTGGTTCTTCACCTAGTCTTTCACCATATGGTGGGTTGCAAATAATTTTCCCGTATTCTTCTTTAGAAGTAAGATCTTCAACTGAAAGTGTATGAAATTCTAGGGTATTTTTACCTAATACTTTTTTTGCATTCTCTTTTGAAAGTTGTACCATATTATCATCAATGTCATAACCTTTTATCTTTAATTTCTTATCAAACTGAGCTATTTCCATACCTTCTTCTTTAGCTTGTTCCCAAGTTTTATTAGAGATATTTGGCCAAGAAGTGGCAGTAAAATCTCTTTTTAACCCTGGGGGAATTTTACAACCTATCATCGCAGCCTCTATCGGAATTGTTCCAGAACCACAAAAAGGATCAACTAACGCAGTATCTGGCCACCAACGTGCTAATAAAATTAGTCCTGCAGCTAAAGTTTCTTTTAAAGGTGCATAGCTCTGCAAAGCTCTATATCCTCGTTTATGTAATCCTGCTCCGGTGGTATCTATAGTTAAAGTTGCAGTATCTTTTAAGAGAGCTATCTCAATTTTGTAAAGTGGACCATCTTCGTCAAACCATTGTTTATTATATTTTTGTTTTAAGCTTTCTACTACTGATTTTTTTACAATTGCTTGACAATCTGGAACACTATATAATTGTGACTTAACAGATTTCCCTTCAACAGGAAAAGTTGCATTTGGCGGTAGTATCTCACCCCATGGAAGTTCTTTTGTTTTTTCAAACAATTCCTCAAAAGAAGTAGCTTTAAACTCACCTACTTTTATTTTAACTCTATCAGCAGTTCTTAACCATAGATTAGTTCTACAAATTGCTTCATTATCTCCTTTAAAAGTTACTTTCCCATTTTCAACAGAAATAATGTCATAGCCTAAATCCTTAATTTCTTGTTTAACTAGTGCTTCCATCCCAAAAGTAGAAGTAGCTATTAATTCATAATGCTCCATAACATACCATCCTTTTTTTAATTAATTAAATATTTTAAATATAGTTCAATTGAATTGTCTACAAAGTTTGGGTTTCCATAACTATCAAAATTATGATGATCAACATCCTTTGTTTTTATAAGTTCTGTGAAACCCCATTTTTTATACATTTCTCTTATTTCAGGGCGATCACTCTTAACTCCAATAGTCACTTGAGTTTTACCCGCTTCCTTAACACGTTGTAAAACTCTATCCTTTAATTTTCTACCTAATCCTTGGCCTCTATATTCAGGATGTATTCTGAATGCACATATATATGCTCTAGATAGGCCATCAGCTTCATATGGATCAAAAGAGTTCCAGACAATGTGAAACTCTCCTAATAATTCTTCATGTTCAGAAGATTCTACTACCCAAAACTCTTGTTTACCTTCTAAAATTCTATCCTTAAAGATTTTTTGAGTTGGTATATTATCTTTTCTCCACGCCCAATTTAACCTTTCAAAGTCAGAAATAACCCCCTGTCTTATAAGCATTCTCCATCACCCTTTCAGGTAGTTACTTTGTTATTGATTGTAATTCTCCATATGTATAGCTTCGCCATAGCCATTCAAATGGTCCAAATTTAAATCTAGTCATCCAAAGCTTACTCCATATTATTTGTAGTATAAATATAGATATTGTTATTACAACACCTATAAAAAGCGAAACTCTCCCAAATAACCCTAAACCATAACCATAAAAGACCAAAACACTAATAATAGATTGAGTTAAATAGTTTGTTAGAGCTAATTTACCAACATATGACAATGGGTGCAGTAAATTATAAAATTTCTCTTTTTGCGATAATATTACAATACCTGATATGTATACTGATGCTAAAGCAATTGAATAAACATAAAAAACAATTTCTTGTATCGGAAGTTTAAGTTCTCGAGGAAGTAATATTACATCCTGTAGAATTAAAACATAAACAATTAACCCTGGAATTGCTACTAAAGCTCCCCACTTTAAAACATTTTTAAATATAAAAATATTCTCTTTTATATTATAAAAAATTTCTTTTTTACCTGCATACATTCCCAGTAAAAATAAAAACAAAATATCAGATATACTTATTAAAACATTAGCCAAAACAAATGGCAACTCCTCTTGAACACGAAAACTAAGAATTTCACTAAAACTCCCTTCTTGATAAACTTCTAAAGCTTGTATTTTTAGCATCTTTCTTTCTTCTAAAGGATCTACTTCCGCATCAATCTGATCTTCAATAATTAATGACTCTGAAAGAAATAATCCACCTTGTACTAATATGGCTAGAACAAAAAAACCTAAGATAAACTTTTTTATAATTGTTATTTTAAAATCATTAAATAATAATAAAGTTAAGCCACCAATAGCATATAAATGTAAAATATCTCCTGACCATATAAACACTAAATGAATTATTCCAAACATAAACAGTCCTAAAATTCTTCTCCGATAAAGAGATACTACATTTAATCCTTTTTTCTTAGCCCTCGTAGTAAAAAAATAAAATCCTAAACCAAATAAAAACGAGAAAATGGGATAAAACTTCCCTTCCGCAAATAGTTCTATAATCCAAGCAAAGAGAATATTTAACTCTCCTACATACTCTCCTGGCGTTTTTTCTAAATAAAATAAA comes from Natranaerobius trueperi and encodes:
- a CDS encoding ferritin, coding for MIPEKLLDKLNEQIKHEFYSAHYYLAMAAYCKSEDLDGFANFFMVQAEEERFHAMKFFNFIDEHGETPVITGFEDPKNDFSSLQEVFELSLKHEQHVTKLIHNLMDIAQEERHHASISFLQWFVDEQVEEESSMDNILSKVKRVGNDGSGILMLDQELAQRTFTPPNEGEQN
- a CDS encoding SIMPL domain-containing protein translates to MLSKKSRPNLTMGVVMAIGLMLAFSPVTSYAIEEEVLDLNGETSIVTVKGEGIVEVEPDLAYLTLGVETSSESVRNAQEENIDKMELVVDTLHDIGLDEQDIKVGQYSIGQQYVHPEDDEDPEYEVSNQIDVTVTDLEQVGPILEAGVEKGVNNVISLEYGVESEKEYELKALDKAMEKAKNKAKRIAAFYKKSLGDARQVNEGSTSIGYTEIDFSSDRSVALEEAEMDAYGTAGLAAEPGEVTFDASVDVLYKIE
- a CDS encoding THUMP domain-containing class I SAM-dependent RNA methyltransferase, with protein sequence MEHYELIATSTFGMEALVKQEIKDLGYDIISVENGKVTFKGDNEAICRTNLWLRTADRVKIKVGEFKATSFEELFEKTKELPWGEILPPNATFPVEGKSVKSQLYSVPDCQAIVKKSVVESLKQKYNKQWFDEDGPLYKIEIALLKDTATLTIDTTGAGLHKRGYRALQSYAPLKETLAAGLILLARWWPDTALVDPFCGSGTIPIEAAMIGCKIPPGLKRDFTATSWPNISNKTWEQAKEEGMEIAQFDKKLKIKGYDIDDNMVQLSKENAKKVLGKNTLEFHTLSVEDLTSKEEYGKIICNPPYGERLGEEPEVDELYREMGKVFRKRLPSWSFYILTAHNNFEKLFGEEATKRRKLFNGRIKVDYYQYFGPKPPKQR
- a CDS encoding GNAT family N-acetyltransferase yields the protein MLIRQGVISDFERLNWAWRKDNIPTQKIFKDRILEGKQEFWVVESSEHEELLGEFHIVWNSFDPYEADGLSRAYICAFRIHPEYRGQGLGRKLKDRVLQRVKEAGKTQVTIGVKSDRPEIREMYKKWGFTELIKTKDVDHHNFDSYGNPNFVDNSIELYLKYLIN
- a CDS encoding DUF418 domain-containing protein gives rise to the protein MTKYVFPTEPKKRVEVVDIIRGFALFGVLLVNMTLFKSTLFYLEKTPGEYVGELNILFAWIIELFAEGKFYPIFSFLFGLGFYFFTTRAKKKGLNVVSLYRRRILGLFMFGIIHLVFIWSGDILHLYAIGGLTLLLFNDFKITIIKKFILGFFVLAILVQGGLFLSESLIIEDQIDAEVDPLEERKMLKIQALEVYQEGSFSEILSFRVQEELPFVLANVLISISDILFLFLLGMYAGKKEIFYNIKENIFIFKNVLKWGALVAIPGLIVYVLILQDVILLPRELKLPIQEIVFYVYSIALASVYISGIVILSQKEKFYNLLHPLSYVGKLALTNYLTQSIISVLVFYGYGLGLFGRVSLFIGVVITISIFILQIIWSKLWMTRFKFGPFEWLWRSYTYGELQSITK